A genomic region of Caulobacter vibrioides contains the following coding sequences:
- a CDS encoding F0F1 ATP synthase subunit delta, with product MADETKATDAGQRYAQSLFELTIENGNLAKVEADLKSLKAMIADSADLRRLIESPAFSAEDKGKGLVAVAVKAKFDMLTTKFLGLVAANGRTGDLLGAISAFAELSAKHRGVVTAEVVSAAALSPAQLKGVQAALAEALGKTPEVSTRVDPSLLGGLKVRVGSRLFDASLRSKLDSLKFALKRA from the coding sequence GTGGCGGACGAAACCAAGGCGACGGATGCGGGTCAGCGCTATGCGCAGTCCCTCTTCGAACTGACGATCGAGAACGGCAATCTGGCTAAGGTCGAGGCCGACCTTAAGAGCCTGAAGGCGATGATCGCCGACAGCGCCGACCTGCGCCGCCTGATCGAAAGCCCGGCCTTCTCGGCTGAGGACAAGGGCAAGGGTCTTGTCGCCGTGGCCGTGAAGGCCAAGTTCGACATGCTGACCACCAAGTTTCTCGGCCTCGTCGCGGCCAACGGTCGCACCGGCGACCTGCTGGGCGCGATCTCGGCCTTCGCCGAGCTGTCGGCCAAGCACCGCGGTGTCGTCACCGCCGAGGTCGTCTCGGCCGCCGCCCTGTCGCCCGCCCAGCTGAAGGGCGTGCAAGCCGCCCTCGCCGAGGCGCTCGGCAAGACCCCCGAAGTTTCCACGCGCGTCGATCCGTCCCTCTTGGGCGGTCTGAAGGTGCGCGTTGGTTCGCGTCTCTTCGACGCTTCGCTCCGTTCGAAGCTCGATTCCCTGAAATTCGCCCTGAAGCGCGCCTGA